From a region of the Rhipicephalus microplus isolate Deutch F79 chromosome X, USDA_Rmic, whole genome shotgun sequence genome:
- the LOC142775346 gene encoding uncharacterized protein LOC142775346 produces the protein MARRDSASVNVASAVADMSDCCAMDTSSEANLRDHGVQVDNRSTSSVLVAEKAKWRRKGKELRGRLLRLQQTVDKYKMELKKVHKDALVADVSFIKERAKEKEPAASFLIDHIENFKKKRPSWSEETTRRCVALRHLSTRAYEHIRGEMLLKLPCRNTLSNYLGTTGGETGFSKLAEARLRVEAESLTVPQSRVCSLIVDEMKIREKLQYNKQQDCFVGHADVSLEQRGGDLTLANSLLCFLITGLSTSYHIPVAYYFTKGLTGPQLHKLFIFVLEKVEACGFRVVRLVSDNHRVNVSAMTLLGDGLCTYRIEHPCDRDRLLFLSFDACHVLKNVHSQFLAHDIGPEGEVSSCYIKMLYDLQKELVVKPVRYLSRKHVYPNNIEKMSVARAIQVFSPDVTAALEHLRDQAGHTSSVSFAAAGQTIIFMQNIYRWFVLHDTGNTTQHIHKKWPDTRQFDDAEDARLEWLEVTLPVYLDELEKSCRSQKEYLTKETYEAFLLTTYSTFACIKYLLTEEKFLFVLTRKFNSDPIESLFATLRMSSGCNDMLNVRSVLQGLEKVLKTGLAASSMASNVAHRECAQMSTGTLLTEASPSLTQQLPQLQRAACVLQRLNATVLPQHLPSLEISATVYVEGYIARVINKHMCCGSCTAVCTKPASNQPILQFTRSQDQGGLLYPSDQLLFAVDVLRAFADRALKDNPTLKNPLHTLVKYAVPALCASNLLKCKEMDDTHRTKLMELISVRFLWPLLVNYAFTVSDKHDAFKYFAKKPLSRKYAQRRGYRK, from the coding sequence ATGGCGCGCCGCGACTCCGCGAGCGTCAACGTTGCTTCAGCAGTGGCGGATATGTCGGATTGTTGCGCGATGGACACATCGTCTGAGGCCAACTTGCGTGATCATGGCGTCCAGGTAGACAACAGGTCAACTTCAAGTGTGCTTGTCGCTGAAAAAGCGAAGTggagaagaaaaggaaaggagTTGAGGGGCCGGCTGCTTCGACTGCAACAGACCGTCGACAAGTACAAAATGGAATTGAAAAAGGTGCATAAGGACGCCCTGGTTGCGGATGTTTCTTTCATCAAGGAAAGGGCGAAAGAAAAGGAACCTGCAGCTTCATTCTTGATTGATCATATTGAGAACTTCAAGAAAAAGAGGCCGAGCTGGTCTGAGGAGACAACCCGACGTTGTGTAGCTTTAAGGCATTTGTCGACAAGGGCGTACGAACACATCCGCGGTGAAATGCTTTTGAAGCTTCCTTGCAGAAATACTCTGAGCAACTACTTGGGAACCACTGGTGGAGAAACGGGCTTCAGCAAACTCGCCGAAGCTCGCCTCAGAGTAGAAGCCGAAAGCTTGACTGTACCACAGTCAAGGGTGTGTTCACTCATAGTCGACGAAATGAAGATCAGGGAAAAGCTGCAGTACAACAAACAGCAGGACTGCTTTGTGGGGCATGCCGATGTCTCTTTGGAACAACGTGGTGGGGACCTCACCTTAGCAAACTCTCTTCTCTGCTTCCTAATTACAGGACTCTCGACGTCGTATCACATTCCAGTGGCCTACTATTTTACCAAGGGTTTAACAGGCCCACAGCTTCACAAGTTGTTTATTTTTGTGCTTGAAAAAGTAGAAGCCTGTGGTTTCAGGGTAGTTCGCTTAGTGAGTGATAATCACAGAGTGAACGTCAGTGCCATGACACTTTTGGGCGATGGTCTTTGTACGTACCGGATAGAACATCCATGTGACCGCGACAGGCTCCTCTTTTTAAGTTTTGATGCATGCCATGTTTTAAAGAACGTGCACTCGCAGTTTCTGGCCCACGACATTGGTCCGGAAGGAGAGGTCTCATCCTGCTACATCAAGATGCTCTACGACCTACAGAAGGAGCTGGTTGTAAAGCCTGTCCGCTACCTCAGCCGAAAACATGTCTATCCGAATAACATAGAAAAAATGAGTGTCGCAAGGGCAATTCAGGTCTTCTCGCCTGATGTTACTGCAGCCCTGGAGCATCTCAGAGACCAAGCTGGGCATACATCGAGTGTATCATTCGCAGCTGCAGGCCAGACCATCATTTTCATGCAAAACATCTATCGATGGTTCGTGCTGCATGATACAGGCAATACGACCCAGCACATCCACAAAAAGTGGCCTGACACTCGGCAGTTTGACGATGCTGAAGATGCAAGACTGGAGTGGCTCGAGGTCACGCTACCCGTGTACTTGGATGAACTGGAAAAAAGCTGTCGAAGTCAAAAGGAATATTTGACGAAAGAAACGTATGAAGCATTCCTCCTGACCACATATTCAACATTTGCCTGTATCAAGTACCTGCTCACAGAGGAGAAGTTCTTGTTTGTGCTCACGCGTAAGTTTAACAGTGACCCCATCGAGTCGCTGTTTGCAACACTGCGGATGTCCTCTGGCTGCAATGACATGCTGAATGTTCGTTCTGTTTTGCAAGGGCTGGAGAAGGTTTTAAAAACTGGACTTGCCGCATCCAGCATGGCGTCAAACGTTGCACACAGAGAATGTGCCCAAATGTCAACAGGCACACTGCTCACTGAAGCTTCTCCTTCGCTAACACAGCAGTTGCCTCAGCTACAGAGAGCTGCTTGTGTTTTGCAACGGCTCAATGCAACAGTCTTGCCTCAGCACTTGCCGTCACTTGAGATTTCTGCAACTGTTTATGTTGAGGGCTATATTGCCCGCGTCATAAACAAGCACATGTGTTGTGGAAGTTGCACTGCAGTCTGCACAAAGCCAGCGAGCAATCAACCTATCTTGCAGTTCACCCGCAGCCAGGACCAAGGTGGGCTACTTTACCCGTCAGACCAGTTGCTGTTTGCCGTTGACGTGCTAAGGGCATTTGCGGATCGTGCTCTGAAGGACAATCCAACTCTAAAAAATCCATTGCATACCCTGGTTAAGTATGCTGTGCCAGCACTGTGTGCTTCAAACCTGCTCAAGTGCAAGGAGATGGATGACACTCACAGAACTAAGCTCATGGAGCTGATATCTGTTCGGTTTTTGTGGCCCCTGCTGGTGAACTATGCATTCACTGTCAGTGACAAGCATGATGCTTTCAAGTACTTCGCGAAAAAGCCCCTGTCAAGAAAATATGCACAACGGCGAGGCTATCGAAAATAA